One Cotesia glomerata isolate CgM1 linkage group LG8, MPM_Cglom_v2.3, whole genome shotgun sequence genomic window carries:
- the LOC123270206 gene encoding eukaryotic translation initiation factor 3 subunit M isoform X2, translating into MTVPAVFMDLPPEDQAQELRVYFKSLGAEISEEKSPRGIEDDLHKIIGVCDICFKESNEVDIENTLNDIVSILIHIPVERAENLILVFCDKLKKAPGQKLGLVCLKALWLLFQSLEKKSPMRYHVYYHLVQVARNVNQMHAVYSGVEQLKDQFKAFPPNNEQMQKLLRLLHEILLSCKQGDQAAAVMVELLGTYTAENASEAREDAQHCIQAALADPNTFLLDPLLALKPVRFLEGELIHDLLYIFVREKLPAYQNFYKDHKDFVEHTVGLNHEQNMKKMRLLTFMQLAETNPEMSFETIQSELQIEEADVESFIIDVLKTNLKNTTAHASKWRTSGLR; encoded by the exons atgacTGTCCCAGCTGTTTTTATGGATCTTCCACCCGAGGATCag gcgCAAGAGCTGAGGGTTTATTTCAAGAGTCTTGGGGCTGAAATTAGCGAGGAAAAATCACCACGTGGAATTGAGGATGATCTCCATAAGATTATTGGAGTCTGTGACATTTGTTTCAAGGAGTCTAATGAAGTTGATATTGAGAATACGCTTAATGATATTGTATCCATATTAATTCAC atCCCAGTTGAACGTGctgaaaatttaatcttagTTTTCTGTGACAAGTTAAAGAAAGCTCCAGGCCAGAAACTTGGTTTAGTTTGTCTGAAAGC ATTATGGCTTCTCTTCCAATCCCTGGAGAAAAAATCACCAATGCGGTACCACGTGTACTATCACTTGGTCCAGGTAGCTCGTAACGTCAATCAAATGCACGCGGTCTACAGCGGAGTCGAGCAACTTAAAGACCAGTTCAAGGCGTTCCCGCCAAACAACGAGCAGATGCAAAAGCTCCTGCGTCTCCTCCACGAAATTCTCCTTAGCTGCAAGCAAGGTGACCAGGCTGCTGCGGTGATGGTAGAGTTGCTGGGAACTTACACGGCTGAGAACGCCAGCGAGGCTCGAGAAGACGCTCAGCATTGCATCCAAGCGGCTCTTGCCGATCCTAACACCTTTTTGTTGGACCCTCTGCTTGCTCTCAAGCCAGTCCGCTTCTTGGAGGGAGAGCTTATCCATGATCTGCTTTATATCTTTGTCAGAGAGAAGTTGCCGGCTTACCAGAATTTTTATAAGGATCACAAGGACTTTGTTGAACATACCGttg gATTGAACCACGagcaaaatatgaaaaaaatgcgTCTATTGACATTCATGCAGCTGGCTGAAACAAACCCGGAGATGTCTTTTGAAACAATTCAAAGCGAGTTGCAAATCGAAGAAGCCGATGttgaaagttttattattgatg ttttaaaaactaatttaaaaaatactactgCGCACGCGTCAAAATGGCGGACATCCGGATTGCGTTAG
- the LOC123270206 gene encoding eukaryotic translation initiation factor 3 subunit M isoform X1 — translation MTVPAVFMDLPPEDQAQELRVYFKSLGAEISEEKSPRGIEDDLHKIIGVCDICFKESNEVDIENTLNDIVSILIHIPVERAENLILVFCDKLKKAPGQKLGLVCLKALWLLFQSLEKKSPMRYHVYYHLVQVARNVNQMHAVYSGVEQLKDQFKAFPPNNEQMQKLLRLLHEILLSCKQGDQAAAVMVELLGTYTAENASEAREDAQHCIQAALADPNTFLLDPLLALKPVRFLEGELIHDLLYIFVREKLPAYQNFYKDHKDFVEHTVGLNHEQNMKKMRLLTFMQLAETNPEMSFETIQSELQIEEADVESFIIDVLKTKLVRARMDQANRKVLISSTMHRTFGRPQWMQLRDLLAAWKTNLTSVQEGMKSVANAQIELASKAQPAVAH, via the exons atgacTGTCCCAGCTGTTTTTATGGATCTTCCACCCGAGGATCag gcgCAAGAGCTGAGGGTTTATTTCAAGAGTCTTGGGGCTGAAATTAGCGAGGAAAAATCACCACGTGGAATTGAGGATGATCTCCATAAGATTATTGGAGTCTGTGACATTTGTTTCAAGGAGTCTAATGAAGTTGATATTGAGAATACGCTTAATGATATTGTATCCATATTAATTCAC atCCCAGTTGAACGTGctgaaaatttaatcttagTTTTCTGTGACAAGTTAAAGAAAGCTCCAGGCCAGAAACTTGGTTTAGTTTGTCTGAAAGC ATTATGGCTTCTCTTCCAATCCCTGGAGAAAAAATCACCAATGCGGTACCACGTGTACTATCACTTGGTCCAGGTAGCTCGTAACGTCAATCAAATGCACGCGGTCTACAGCGGAGTCGAGCAACTTAAAGACCAGTTCAAGGCGTTCCCGCCAAACAACGAGCAGATGCAAAAGCTCCTGCGTCTCCTCCACGAAATTCTCCTTAGCTGCAAGCAAGGTGACCAGGCTGCTGCGGTGATGGTAGAGTTGCTGGGAACTTACACGGCTGAGAACGCCAGCGAGGCTCGAGAAGACGCTCAGCATTGCATCCAAGCGGCTCTTGCCGATCCTAACACCTTTTTGTTGGACCCTCTGCTTGCTCTCAAGCCAGTCCGCTTCTTGGAGGGAGAGCTTATCCATGATCTGCTTTATATCTTTGTCAGAGAGAAGTTGCCGGCTTACCAGAATTTTTATAAGGATCACAAGGACTTTGTTGAACATACCGttg gATTGAACCACGagcaaaatatgaaaaaaatgcgTCTATTGACATTCATGCAGCTGGCTGAAACAAACCCGGAGATGTCTTTTGAAACAATTCAAAGCGAGTTGCAAATCGAAGAAGCCGATGttgaaagttttattattgatg ttttaaaaacaaaattagtaCGCGCACGTATGGACCAAGCGAACCGCAAAGTACTAATTTCAAGCACAATGCACCGGACCTTCGGTCGACCTCAATGGATGCAATTGCGGGACTTATTAGCCGCCTGGAAGACCAATTTGACCAGCGTGCAAGAAGGAATGAAGTCTGTCGCAAATGCGCAAATTGAACTTGCTTCGAAAGCTCAGCCCGCCGTTgctcattaa
- the LOC123270822 gene encoding homeodomain-interacting protein kinase 2-like: MTSQNTKTEASTSGASSSRREGDYHLVKHEVLCSEKHQYEILDYLGRGTFGQVVKCWKKGTNEIVAVKILKSHPSYARQGQVEISILSRLGKENADEFNFVRAYECFTHKSHTCLVFEMLEQNLYDFLQKNEFAPLPLRYIRPILQQVLVTLVKLKSLGIIHADLKPENIMLVDPIRQPFRVKVIDFGSASYSAKAVRNTYLQSRYYRAPEILLGLPYSEAIDMWSLGCVVAELFLGWPLFPGRSEYDQIRYISQTQGLPTEEMLNNTSKSSKFFYKDKNSTHPLWRLKTPEAYEAETGAKKSKETRKFILNCLDDITQVYTTIGLEASQLLAETADRREFLVLLKKMLAMDQQHRVKPEEALVHSFLTLGHLVDYGHCDNVKASLLVMERFLKQGNMANQHQLPPAPKTSPPSVVVNLVPSVTLMFNNQLAEEPERPVRGQKFNLYQLFSNSQASLFSQPIQIIQPLEQPAQQYHVPETVPNPIQSWTGKRKLTDPWQQPQYETVQPDDSSNWQQAWNNGVRSFSVVHSPKAKRARESNSSSGRHLPTTLGRWQSESSTFTQQSSAVRDIPSREIPVIILSDSDDEPENLSQPRRVVQPQPIRIGVYSSPRAQYQSQSQLPFQLGNIKDERLQYPTDYFQKKFEVPRVQSQQFNPGLSEYLASSSHPVTNADQINDHDLIPIMNYQFPIVGRVRPIQDQHEFVQPLELLRDYQQWNRLDTIYRQDQVLDLATDTNLRYSHLSSGNY, encoded by the coding sequence ATGACGTCCCAGAACACAAAAACAGAAGCTAGCACCAGCGGAGCCAGTTCCTCCCGACGAGAAGGAGACTACCATCTAGTAAAGCACGAAGTCTTGTGCTCTGAAAAGCACCAATACGAAATCCTTGACTACCTCGGCCGAGGTACCTTCGGCCAAGTAGTAAAATGCTGGAAGAAAGGAACCAACGAAATAGTCGCCGTGAAGATCCTCAAAAGTCACCCAAGCTACGCCCGCCAAGGCCAAGTAGAAATCTCCATCCTTTCCCGCTTGGGGAAGGAAAACGCGGATGAATTCAATTTCGTCCGTGCTTACGAATGTTTCACGCACAAATCCCACACTTGCTTAGTATTCGAGATGCTGGAGCAAAACCTCTACGACTTTCTTCAAAAGAACGAATTCGCGCCTTTGCCACTGCGCTACATCAGACCAATTCTTCAGCAAGTCCTCGTGACCTTGGTCAAGCTCAAGAGCCTCGGAATAATCCACGCAGACTTAAAACCAGAGAACATCATGCTAGTGGATCCAATTCGCCAGCCGTTCCGCGTTAAGGTAATCGATTTTGGATCAGCATCTTACTCCGCAAAAGCAGTTCGCAACACTTACTTGCAATCAAGGTACTACCGCGCTCCAGAGATACTCTTGGGTCTTCCTTACAGCGAAGCGATAGACATGTGGTCGTTGGGTTGCGTCGTCGCTGAGCTGTTCCTCGGCTGGCCACTCTTCCCCGGCCGCTCTGAGTACGACCAAATCCGGTACATCAGCCAGACCCAAGGATTGCCAACAGAGGAGATGCTGAACAACACCAGCAAATCCAGCAAGTTCTTCTACAAGGACAAGAACAGCACGCACCCACTTTGGCGATTGAAGACTCCGGAGGCTTACGAAGCAGAAACGGGTGCCAAGAAGTCTAAAGAAACGAGGAAGTTCATCTTGAATTGTTTGGACGACATTACCCAGGTCTACACCACAATAGGCTTGGAAGCGAGTCAGTTGTTAGCAGAGACTGCTGATAGGCGAGAATTCCTTGTTCTTCTGAAGAAGATGCTCGCTATGGACCAGCAACATCGTGTGAAGCCCGAAGAAGCTTTGGTCCATTCTTTTCTGACCTTAGGACACTTGGTAGATTACGGCCACTGCGATAATGTCAAGGCTTCTTTGCTAGTTATGGAGAGATTCTTGAAACAAGGCAATATGGCGAATCAACATCAGCTACCTCCTGCACCCAAAACATCCCCACCTTCCGTGGTTGTCAATTTGGTTCCGTCTGTTACACTTATGTTTAATAACCAATTGGCAGAAGAACCTGAGCGGCCGGTTAGAGGTCAAAAGTTCAATTTGTACCAATTGTTCAGCAATAGCCAAGCTTCGCTGTTTTCACAACCAATTCAGATAATTCAGCCTTTAGAACAACCGGCTCAACAATATCATGTTCCAGAAACGGTCCCTAATCCAATCCAATCTTGGACAGGAAAACGAAAACTTACAGACCCATGGCAACAGCCACAGTATGAAACGGTTCAACCAGATGATAGTTCCAATTGGCAACAAGCTTGGAACAACGGCGTTAGGAGCTTCTCTGTGGTTCATTCGCCAAAAGCGAAGAGAGCTAGAGAAAGCAATTCTAGCTCTGGAAGACACCTGCCAACTACATTAGGACGATGGCAAAGTGAGAGCAGCACATTTACTCAACAATCTAGTGCGGTTCGTGATATTCCGTCGCGTGAAATACCGgtgattatactcagtgacaGTGATGATGAGCCGGAAAACCTTTCGCAGCCACGTCGCGTTGTGCAACCTCAACCAATTCGTATAGGTGTTTATAGCTCGCCTAGAGCGCAGTATCAGTCCCAAAGCCAGCTTCCTTTTCAGTTAGGTAATATTAAGGATGAACGGTTGCAGTACCCGACTGATTATTTTCAGAAGAAGTTCGAGGTTCCGAGAGTCCAGTCTCAGCAATTCAATCCTGGACTTAGTGAATACTTGGCTTCTTCGAGTCATCCGGTGACGAATGCTGATCAAATTAATGACCACGATTTAATACCAATTATGAATTATCAGTTTCCGATTGTTGGCAGGGTAAGACCAATTCAAGATCAACATGAGTTTGTTCAACCTCTTGAACTTTTGAGGGATTATCAACAGTGGAATAGACTTGATACTATATACAGGCAAGATCAGGTACTGGATTTAGCAACAGATACGAATCTTCGTTATAGTCATCTAAGTTCAGgaaattattag
- the LOC123270205 gene encoding nucleolar protein 56 gives MGRLYVLYEHAAGYALFSVSEFEEVGMLLPQVEASVTDLSRFNAIVKLVSFTPFKSAITALESINAISEGLLPEDLKLFLDIALPPKVASNITLGTADPKLSASISEALSLKCDHTGAIPEILRGIRFHFARMVKGLTPQSTAVAQLGLGHSYSRAKVKFNVNRVDNMIIQSIALLDQLDKDVNTFSMRIREWYSYHFPELVKIVPEHYTYARVAQFIKNRKDLNADKMADLEEIVMDSAKAQAILDASKSSMGMDISPVDLINIEMFAGRVIALANYRKQLAEYLRSKMAGVAPNLATLIGDQVGARLIAHAGSLTNLAKYPASTVQILGAEKALFRALKTKGNTPKYGLLFHSTFIGRAGAKNKGRISRYLANKCSIASRIDCFTDVPSCIFGEKLRQQVEDRLKFYETGDVPKKNIEVMKEALAEAALAIEAEVNGNGEVEGEKKKKKKNKKRKTEEAGIVEEEVNGEENGVGKENGEKKKKKKKKSEAE, from the exons ATG GGTCGCCTGTACGTCCTGTACGAGCACGCAGCGGGTTATGCGTTGTTCTCAGTCTCCGAGTTCGAAGAAGTAGGAATGCTACTCCCGCAAGTAGAAGCCTCCGTAACCGACCTGTCCCGTTTCAACGCGATCGTCAAGTTGGTAAGTTTCACGCCTTTCAAATCCGCCATCACCGCGTTGGAGTCAATCAACGCCATCTCTGAAGGACTGCTCCCAGAGGACCTAAAGTTATTCCTCGACATTGCATTGCCCCCTAAAGTAGCTTCAAACATAACCTTAGGAACCGCGGACCCAAAACTAAGCGCTTCCATCTCGGAAGCTCTATCCCTAAAATGCGACCACACTGGCGCCATCCCGGAGATTCTCCGTGGAATCCGTTTCCATTTCGCGCGTATGGTCAAAGGATTAACTCCCCAAAGCACCGCAGTGGCGCAATTAGGTCTAGGTCACTCTTACTCCCGAGCCAAGGTTAAGTTCAATGTCAACCGTGTGGACAACATGATAATCCAGAGTATCGCTCTTTTGGACCAATTGGACAAGGACGTTAATACTTTTAGCATGCGTATCCGCGAGTGGTACTCTTACCACTTCCCCGAATTGGTTAAAATCGTCCCCGAACATTACACTTACGCGCGAGTAgcgcaatttattaaaaaccgCAAAGATCTAAATGCCGACAAAATGGCGGATCTTGAAGAAATTGTAATGGACAGTGCTAAGGCTCAAGCGATTCTTGACGCTTCCAAATCTTCCATGGGTATGGACATCTCTCCAGTAGACTTGATAAACATTGAAATGTTTGCTGGTCGTGTAATTGCCCTTGCTAATTACCGAAAACAGCTTGCGGAGTACTTGCGCAGCAAAATGGCCGGTGTGGCGCCAAATCTTGCGACGCTTATTGGCGACCAAGTAGGCGCTAGGCTTATTGCGCATGCCGGATCGCTGACTAATCTTGCCAAGTACCCAGCTTCTACTGTTCAGATCTTAGGTGCGGAAAAAGCGCTGTTCAGAGCACTTAAAACTAAAGGCAATACTCCTAAATACGGATTACTCTTCCACTCGACCTTTATTGGACGAGCTGGCGCTAAAAATAAAGGGAGAATCTCTAGATACCTTGCGAACAAATGTAGTATCGCTTCTAGAATTGATTGCTTTACTGACGTGCCATCTTGCATTTTTGGCGAGAAACTTAGACAGCAAGTTGAGGATAGGCTTAAGTTCTATGAAACCGGTGATGTTCCTAAGAAGAACATTGAGGTTATGAAGGAAGCTTTGGCTGAAGCGGCCCTTGCTATTGAAGCGGAGGTTAATGGAAATGGAGAAGTGGAAGgagagaagaaga
- the LOC123270571 gene encoding uncharacterized protein LOC123270571: MCTVSSYITVLPNLRLPARKLTLRNFHFLIALLTDFFLNSADANLIQKWKLNQSFVKEWEVYVKSSTESAYCYGLFLGPNKFLTFAHCVKKIEAHQFVFVTNEHNVEVPRIRNISVDRKSIYFGMELRGEFDESQREFAVLKTEDEVIAESDVTAHTFIKIAEDINQVDPKSCFILGSEIPRASHVNCKVLNSKIVGSANRFNCAVASSDNVWRQSGLFCNLKENSRTIVLLGLVSNGFYRSKDFNDTIKSVINLTGLKITTINQITEIKNYDDYQYETESIAMLQEYQMP; this comes from the exons ATGTGCACGGTATCGAGTTATATTACTGTACTGCCAAATTTGAGACTACCTGCAAGAAAACTGACCCTCAGAAATTTCCACTTCCTCATTGCTCTTTTGACAG atttttttttaaactctgcGGATGCTAATTTGATCCAAAAATGGAAACTAAATCAGAGTTTTGTTAAAGAATGGGAAGTTTACGTTAAATCATCCACAGAAAGTGCGTACTGTTATGGTCTGTTTCTTGGaccaaataaatttcttacttTTGCTCATTGTGTTAAAAA aATCGAAGCTCACCAATTTGTTTTCGTCACTAATGAGCACAATGTTGAAGTGCCACGTATAAGAAACATCTCTGTTGATCGCAAGAGTATCTACTTTGGCATGGAATTGAGAGGAGAATTTGACGAAAGTCAACGAGAATTTGCAGTTCTCAAAACTGAAGACGAAGTTATTGCGGAATCTGACGTTACTGCTCATACTTTCATTAAAATAGCTGAAGATATCAATCAAGTCGACCCTAAATCTTGTTTCATACTTGGGTCAGAGATTCCCAGGGCTTCGCACGTAAATTGCAAAGTTTTGAACTCGAAAATTGTTGGCAGTGCTAACAGGTTTAACTGTGCTGTTGCTAGCAGTGATAAT GTTTGGCGACAAAGCGGGCTCTTCTGTAACCTAAAGGAAAATTCTAGAACCATAGTCTTGCTTGGTTTGGTGTCAAACGGTTTTTACAGATCGAAAGATTTTAATGATACTATCAAGTCAGTTATCAATTTAACTGGACTTAAGATAACAACAATTAATCaaataactgaaataaaaaactatgatGATTACCAGTATGAAACTGAAAGCATTGCCATGCTCCAAGAATACCAAATGCcataa
- the LOC123270821 gene encoding uncharacterized protein LOC123270821, with translation MIINDRQQENSLGRLKRDARELVEMCFTNNSNPVMISEDLLDNNWNPGQNSLIVIDRKFNKKITGFLPAYPTYVLPFKSIDNLKPAVDNLQRSKFWNIGSPFLMVGTGSRCSSTKKLLEFMWNRDLLFVYYLCENKNSSVIYTLNPYASYAPAPWKLIEKFGDSDKKLTLFRLEYIKDPQICKSITFDKTDHLENAEIKFVHFEKTTSFLISDKKKLAKAVVESELKEDFVNLAKISVLINATPILEIIPSSVPRRSDIQEFVDSRGDINNGYGFIDATDYEYVDVIAEYNDENIVSIVTKKTVSLTGISEKTNNVQFLIETSLLLVMFTIVMVIIKRNDVGLAVMEMVRLVTGMALETPLNRLAIKFIFFFGFLFAFMIVPDFLGNTIAMLMRPPKRNVDKLRDLYENKFHVYYLDILETDIMNEQLWVTDEDRKYLHPVLYTDIQKYVLKVRENSTIACIHFTDYLLTESGKDNNLYISTKAVFKKQLVSWARKNWPLISKFNKMVLKTSQRGLGHAIFKKKRCIAKLEEKSVKKARIKEREMYDYFDFDELIFNYYSFGLLIALGIVTFGIEIILSRYLRNYRQFQIQARH, from the exons atgataattaacgATCGCCAGCAAGAAAATTCTTTAGGACGTTTGAAGCGCGACGCG AGGGAATTAGTTGAAATGTGTTTCACGAACAATTCAAATCCAGTAATGATCTCCGAGGACTTGCTCGACAATAATTGGAACCCTGGTCAAAATTCGCTAATTGTAATCGACCGCAAATTCAACAAAAAGATCACAGGTTTTCTCCCCGCGTATCCGACATATGTCCTTCCATTTAAGTCAATCGATAATCTAAAACCGGCTGTCGACAATCTCCAACGATCAAAGTTTTGGAACATAGGATCGCCGTTTCTGATGGTCGGAACCGGGTCGCGTTGCTCCAGCACCAAGAAATTACTAGAGTTCATGTGGAACCGAGATTTGCTCTTTGTTTATTACTTGTGCGAGAATAAAAATTCGTCGGTAATCTACACGCTGAATCCTTATGCAAGCTACGCTCCAGCGCCGTGGAAgctgattgaaaaatttggcgaCAGTGACAAGAAACTAACTCTCTTCAGGCTCGAATATATAAAAG ACCCACAGATTTGCAAAAGCATCACCTTTGACAAGACAGATCATCTAGAGAATGCAGAAATAAAGTTTGTTCATTTCGAGAAAACTACATCTTTCCTGAtaagtgacaaaaaaaaattagccaaAGCCGTTGTGGAAAGTGAATTGAAAGAAGATTTTGTTAATTTGGCTAAGATATCAGTCTTAATCAATGCCACGCcaatattagaaattattccTAGTTCTGTACCGCGGCGGAGTGATATCCAAGAATTCGTCGACAGCAGAGGTGATATTAATAACGGTTACGGGTTTATCGATGCCACTGACTATGAGTACGTAGATGTCATTGCGGAGTATAACGATGAAAATATAGTTTCAATCGTGACCAAAAAGACTGTTTCTCTAACAGGAATCAGCGAAAAAACCAACAATGTACAGTTTCTAATAGAAACAAGCTTGCTGTTGGTCATGTTTACAATAGTGATGGTGATCATCAAGAGGAATGACGTAGGTTTGGCTGTGATGGAAATGGTGAGGTTAGTTACTGGCATGGCGCTTGAAACTCCACTAAATCGTCTTGCGATAAAGTTTATATTCTTTTTTGGTTTCCTGTTTGCATTTATGATAGTTCCTGATTTTCTGGGCAACACAATAGCCATGTTAATGAGGCCTCCGAAGCGAAACGTCGATAAGCTGAGGGATCTCTATGAGAACAAGTTCCATGTGTACTATTTAGACATATTAGAGACTGATATTATGAATGAACAACTGTGGGTCACTGATGAAGATAGAAAATATCTTCATCCAGTTTTATATACAGACATCCAAAAATATGTTCTCAAAGTAAGAGAAAATTCGACAATAGCTTGCATTCATTTTACAGACTACTTACTCACTGAGTCAggtaaagataataatttgtACATTTCAACGAAGGCCGTCTTCAAGAAGCAATTAGTTTCTTGGGCCAGGAAGAATTGGCCCTTGATAAGTAAGTTCAATAAAATGGTTCTAAAAACTTCGCAACGAGGATTGGGACATgcaattttcaagaaaaaaaggtGTATCGCTAAATTAGAGGAGAAAAGCGTAAAAAAAGCAAGGATTAAGGAGAGGGAAATGTATGACTACTTTGATTTTGatgaattgatttttaattattattccttTGGGTTACTTATTGCGCTCGGGATAGTGACTTTCGGGATTGAGATAATACTTTCaagatatttaagaaattacagacAGTTTCAAATTCAAGCGCGTCACTAG